The genomic DNA CGTATTTCCCCCTGACACATCCCGTACACAAGCTGTACACATCCTAGGCATACCGCAGGTGCAGCATTTTGGATGTCGCACGCGGCGTTCAGATGGGATTGCAGGCCTGCGGCGGTCTGCCCTATAGAGGGCGCTGAAATAGGGATCGTTTAATCGGGAGTTGCGCAATGGCAGGCCATTCGAAATGGGCAAATATTCAGCACCGCAAGGGACGTCAGGACAAGTTGCGCGGCAAGTTGTTCAGCAAGCTGTCGAAAGAAATTACCATCGCCGCCAAGATGGGCGATCCCGATCCCGACCATAACCCGCGTCTGCGCATGGCCATAAAAGAGGCCAAGGGCCTGTCGATGCCGAAAGACAACATCGACCGCGCCATTAAAAAGGCAATTGGTGGCGACGCTGAGAATTACGATGAAATCCGTTATGAGGGCTATGGTCCCGGTGGGGTTGCCGTGATCGTTGAAGCGATGACCGACAATAAGAACCGCACGGCGTCCACGGTGCGGTCGACCTTTTCCAAGGCCGGCGGAAATCTGGGTGAAACCGGATCTGTGGGCTTTATGTTTGAGCGCAAGGGTCAGGTGCTTTATTTGGCCACGGCAGGGGACGCGGACACAGTGATGATGGCCGCGATCGAGGCTGGCGCGGAGGATGCGCAGAGCGACGAAGACAACCATGTCATTATCTGCGCTGATAGCGATCTTAACGATGTGTCCAACGCGCTTGAGGCCGAACTGGGCGAAAGCGAATCGACCAAACTGATCTGGCAACCCAATATTCACTCCGATCTGGACCTTGAAGGTGTGGAAAAGCTGATGCGATTGGTTGAGGCGTTGGAAGACGACGACGACATCCAGTCCGTCACCACCAATATGGATGCATCCGATGAGGTCATGCAGGCCTACGCAGACAGCGAAGGTTGATTTGACTGGAGCGGCTCGCGCCGCTGCACGATATTTTGACGGCGTGGCAGGTGTGAGCATCGCGGAGAGGTGGGTCGCGTGATGCTGGCGGCATTTTTGAACGGTTTCGGGTTGTCGCTGTCGTTGATCCTGGCGGTCGGGGCGCAGAATGCATTCGTGTTGAAACAGGGATTGCGGCGCGAATATGTGCTGCCCATCGTCGTATTCTGCGCGTTGTCGGACGCACTATTGATGGGGATGGGCGTGTTCGGGTTCGCAGCCCTGACTGAACGAATCCCTGCCGCCGCCCCAGTCATGTTATGGTTCGGCGCAGCGTTCGTGTTCGT from Octadecabacter antarcticus 307 includes the following:
- a CDS encoding YebC/PmpR family DNA-binding transcriptional regulator — translated: MAGHSKWANIQHRKGRQDKLRGKLFSKLSKEITIAAKMGDPDPDHNPRLRMAIKEAKGLSMPKDNIDRAIKKAIGGDAENYDEIRYEGYGPGGVAVIVEAMTDNKNRTASTVRSTFSKAGGNLGETGSVGFMFERKGQVLYLATAGDADTVMMAAIEAGAEDAQSDEDNHVIICADSDLNDVSNALEAELGESESTKLIWQPNIHSDLDLEGVEKLMRLVEALEDDDDIQSVTTNMDASDEVMQAYADSEG